The genome window GCACCCGCTCTGTTATCCATGACCTTAGTTATTAAACTattctttgtgttattttaagcaGAACCAAGCACTTTTATTAACTTGACCAGCTGCTTTTCTGATGGTGTTGAATGGATAAAAACATATAAGGCTAAAATGTTGACTGAAACCCTGAAGCACTGGaaagaaaaacagcaaaacatgtttttcttgtaaatttgcagccTTTCTGTAATGTGACgcttttaacaatattttattactacaggaaaatctgtaaatcagtttttttacacTGAATGTTAATGCATATATATGTCATTAAACCATTTTTGAGCATCAAGATCTACcgtaataataatacaattaaacgaagaaaaaagtacaaatgAAAACTACATGCCATCAAACCTGCCACAATATACTATAAAGCAAATGGATAACCGCCCTAAAATATGCACTATAAAAAATGCACTGTGtccacaaaaaatatacaaaagtgATGTTGTTCTGTGATTAAAATGTGgtaaacaaaaaactaaattacaaACATCTGCATTCATCAGTGAGTTGGTATAAAACAGCAGATGACAGAAAAAGTTTTTTGCCAGCCAGTTTTAGTAGGATAAATATCTCTTGTATACTGAAATCCCCCTGTTGTTGTCCAAGCACGTTCACATCATGACTTCATCACACCTGTGTGATGTTTGTACCTCCTCAAGAATGAATCCTTCATTTTGTCATTTGATCTTTAAAGCAGCGAATAAACCTATATTTATCCTGGGTGAGAGGACAATAACGCTGGCCAGGATGATTTATGATTAGTACAGAAAACTTTGAAGTGTTTGCAACAGAGACAGACGAGTTTCCACTTGTGAGCTTCTGTATGGATTGTTGCCTCAAGATGAAGAACAAGGTCAGGGGACAATGGTGACGCTCGACAGAGTTAACTGTTTGCTGACGCCGCGAATACATCTTCAAACAGTACTAAACGCAACATATACAAAATACAGTTAAGACAAtaaaactttaactttttttcttcaatCAAAAAGTCTTCAAGACTGTCCCGTAGATAAGTTTAGAGGTCATAATTACAAATGAGAGAGGAGTCAAATGAATGGCACTCTTTAAACTCTAAAATAACAGGCAGAATGCTCCAATAAGGGAAATGTGTTAATAGGTTGTTTccatatgtttacatttagccAGCTGTCTATGATAACCTTCCTGATAACCCGGACGTATCCCCCACTAACTAACTTAACGCACCCAGCACATGCAAGAGCACCAGAAGGGATTTTCACCCGATATGTGTTATTATTCTAAAGGAATTCATAGCCGAAAGTCACCTCGTGCACCCCATTGTCTGGTTATAGCTCCTCCTGCATATTTGAGTCAATGATTTCCTAAGGTGAAGAAAATCAAAGCCATACTACATACTAAGTTTTGCTTTATTTCAGGGTTGTGTAGCAAAATAGCTTTATAGAAGCCTTTTATGtcatatttgtatgtttattttcttatttatggAACAAAACCATATAAAGATTCCACATCTTACTATAAACTGTGCTGTTTTATAACTGCATAACGAGACCACAGATTAGTGTTTTTTGTTCAGTTAAAAGTTTCTAACCATTAAAGGTCCAGGGTATGAAATTTAatgcatctagtggtgaggttgtgaattgcaaccagcggctcactccaccccttttgaagcactaggGTGGCTGAAACAGAACTAAGaagtcacattttcacttctttggtAAAGGAGTtaaagtatttatgaaacgtcttctgtagagcagtttgtccttgtagggctactgtagaaacatggtgaattccttGTAAGGTGACCCgaagtgtatgtagatagaatagctcattctgagatATTAAAAACCTAACGCGTCactatataaggtctttatacacctctgaacacattatgtatattatattgcatgtctgtcaaaaaaactgacacactggacctttaatgttaaacacctgtgcttttaaatgaacacattttttgatAATCTGACTGAATGAAGACCTTCCAGGACATATTTGGTTCCATTGTGATGAAGATATTGAATTTCGGGTATAGTACGGGCAGGTTTGGCCTCAGGCTCAAGTGGTGTCTGCGGCAGTCATTTTTCAAGATGAAATAAAGGAAGGACGGCTGAAGTCTCACAGTGCAGTCCCTGAAGAGAGCACATACTCTCTCAAAGAGAAGATAAGAGCTCTCGGGGACAGTGTGCAGAAGGGAGACCTGTCCTTTGACGGAGAGCTGTTTTGTAAATGGATCTGCTCTTATCAAGCGTGAAGAATTTCAGAGCCACCTTTGTTTCACTACTGTTGGCTTATGCTCAGAGCTGAGCGTGCTCAAAATCAAATTAAAGGCCATAAAGCATGAGTTGACATGTTTTTCAGCAAAATTCAATTATGGTAACCGATCGTGCATTACTAAGATTTTAAAGACagtttgaataaatgttaactTGGAttcgttttaaaatattttttttcttcaaatctaTAGTCTTCAGAATGAAAGTATAGAGAGAACAGcctatttaataataaatgtacatagaatgttattttgtttatttgacaaTTGATTATTTCTAGATAGTTtctttatgacatttttaatgattctgaaatctgtttaaatgtgtctgttttttgtgtgaCCATAAAAATCCTGGTGTATACTCAAAGcctacattatataaaaaatattatgtgtttattcatgcatttttacAAGTATTAATTACAGAAAAGAGGCTTTCTCTGCCGTCCACTTTATGCAGGTTAAGTAGGCTCACCTAGTTTGAACTCgtggaaaaaacacaatagTACCTCGATACTGACATCTCGTGGTTTACTCAGGCATAGCATACAGAAGACGCCGATGCTTAGTGTTGGCATGTCCACAGGTCACCCCAAAATTAGTGCACATTTAAATCGTTTTCTGTGGGGATATAAGAATATAACATTAGTttcgtattactgaaatacttGAAGACTTGTTTCTTCAGATTCAGGCTACTAAGTTATGTAGctctatattaaatatttagaatattgtaaaataaataaggaGGCTGTTGTAGAAAGGCCGGATTATTACAAACCAATTGAAACCACATCATGATAAAAATGATGTGCACACATCTGAGTACCCAATGCTCCATAGTCCATTTTACTTATTTGCacaataaactattttttacaAATCCAGTGACGTTACATacgtttgtttaatttaatacagtaaattacAGATAAAGCCGATTGACTGATTATGCTAATTTTAAGTCACCACGCACACCCCATTTTTGCACTGAATGACCTGCACTTCAATTTCGCGGGAAATATTAACTAGGCTTTTTGCATATAGGCTGCCGTCCAAGGGGTTgctattaatacatttcttacGTTTTACTCGTGTAGAactatattataaacatatttttataattaataacaAACTATACACAAATATGTAATCTTCATTAACGCAAATGCATAAttttatacagaaaataaataattaaacaacaaGGATTATTGCAATGCACCCCTCCAAATGCGATTTGTGTTGGTTTCGTCCGAAGTGGCGCGAAACGTCTCCCTTCTCCACTACACAGAGATCTTACGTTACGCTCGCCACGCTGTGTTGTGTAACTCCTACATTCGCTTTaaaacgtttctttttttgtttaagtttatgTGCATAGTTGTGTAACGTCGCATTTTATTCAGCGGTTTCAAAACCTGTACGTCATTTTTGTTGTGTAAGGTTTTGGTATATGCTAGCTTACTTGGTCATTAGTTGCACTTTGCAAGACCTAACGTTACACTGCAGACATAAGGTAACTTTTTAGCAGCGCGTTAACACAGAAAGCGGCTGAAATGAGCGGGTAAGTTACGCATATTTATTACCTGAGTTTTCGGAAGAGTCGTGCTTGTATTAACTCATTGCGTTACATTGTAACAGTATTGTCAAAGAAGAGAAACGCAGTGTTTCGCCTCATTGTCCCAAACCCAATGAATCCGAAGAGCCCGAGGGTACTTCAGTGGAGGAGCCCACGACAGGTAGGCGAAACACTTCATAGAAAATTGAAGAGATGAAGGTAGACTTGTATCAGCAAGTTGAAGCATCACGTGCTTTATATACAATCTGCCGTTCCAGAAAAATGCCATGACGGAGAGATGATCATTACCAAAGAGATGGAGGAAGAGGAGAAACACCTCATGGAGGAGGGCGGGaagaaagaaaaggaaatgATGGAGGAGGtcgtacattttaaacattttatatcttGCCTAGTTTTCTAAATCTCAGTATTGTTATAAATGTATGCTGCACGTTATGTTAACAGGCTAGACAGTCATGGCAGAAAGATTCCCAAGAGATGCGCTTCAAAAGACTTCAGCATCTTTTGGAGAAAAGCAACATTTACTCAAAGTTTCTGCTAACCAAAATGGAACAACAGCAGCAAGAGGTACCCGTGTTTTGTTCAAGGGACAGGAAAGAGCTGTCGCGCTGCAGGGTTTATGATTTCCTGATGTTAATCTTTCGAGAGTGTTTTCATCtgaaatgaattgtaaccagcCTGAGTTGTGCAGATGTTTGCGGGCACTCATGTTAAACAACCAATTGAGAACGGTTGTTTCATAGAGCCCGCCCACTCCCTGTAGTGAGATTAAAGTTTGTGTGTCAGTTTTTGAAGAATTCAAATCTTAGAAATCCTATGTTCAGACTGACCAGAAATAATGCAAAGCTCAAGTATTGCCATCAGTAGTGTACACATAATGAAACTCCCTTGTGTTTTAGTTTGTTGAGTCATCAAACAACATCttatgtttcttaaatgcaggaaaaaataaaaaaagagaggcTTAAGAAGAAAGCTGCCAGTCAAAGTGAAAAGGTAATCTTCTGAGACTGTTCGCATGAAAAAGTAAAGATTTTAATTTACACCGTTAACTAATTCTTGacttacatgtacatttttataggGCACCAATAAAAAGACTGCCAAAGGTTGGTTTTACAAATTGCTTTGTAACGTAATCCCACATTGGGTATTTGttattatatatcatatttaCTTTGCAATGCAACGCTTTTCTAATCCTTTATCGTGTGTTAAGTTGAGAGAAAGAAGCGGGAGAGAGAAGAGGATTACAAAATTGCAGATGTTATGTCCAAAGAGGTGAGCGTtcagttttatgtttgttttaaatctacACCATAAATTACAGTGTGTTGttactgatgtgttttttttctctctctgtttgaaGGAAATTCTCTCCAAGGCTAAAAAACCTAAACTGGAAGCCGTAAGTTTTTTCATTCTTCAGATGATAAggttttgaaaaagtttttattaaaactacatAATCGGAATGTTTTGTATTCTGTCTATCTGAAGGATGCTAATGTATCTGTTAAACTGGAAGCTGAGGATATAGAGAAGCTGAGCGACACGAACTCTGACATTAAAGGGCGACTGTCTGAGGCTTTGCGGGAAAGCAGCAAGCAGATGCTGGATCCGAAAGAAAAGTCAACGGTCAGCCCGTTCCTGCACAACAACCTGAACTCTTTACTGGTGGGGTGATGAGATGGTACCAAGTTGAGGGCATTGAATGGCTTAGGGTGAGTGTCTTATTAGCACTTGGCCAGCAGATGGCAGCCGTTACTTGAATTATTTCCCTGTCAGATTTGGCGCATGAACATATATACACAAACGAGATCAACAATTGTGAACTTTTACTACAAACATCAACAATCTTTTTGTTTGGATCAGTGTAAATGAGCCTTTAGTGAGtctgtatgtaaatgtgttttgtaaacgTCTAAAGTAAATTGAAAGCAATGTCATATTACTTAAGTCTTAATAGATGTTGATGTGTAACTGTTATAAGCTCTTTTTGGTTTTATAGATGCTGTGGGAGAATGGTATCAACGGTATTCTCGCTGATGAGATGGGTCTTGGAAAAACAATCCAATGCATTGCACACATTGCAATGATGGTGGAGAAAAAGGTTCTCGGGCCCTTCTTGGTCGTGGCGCCTTTGTCGACTCTTCCAAACTGGATCAGTGAATTCAAGCGCTTCACACCAGAGGTGTGTACTTATAGACGTATTTGGGCGGGAAAATACCTTTCATCCTAATTGCAGCAAGAGACATGATGTTTTGACATGAGAATGACTAGTATTTGTGTTTAAGGTGTCTGTCCTGTTGTATCACGGCCCTCAGCCTGAGAGGATGAAAGTTGTAAAACAAATGCGTCAACGCCAAGGTCCCCTAAAGATGTGTCCTGTTATTGTGACCTCCTTTGAAATCGCTATGATGGATAGGAAATTTCTTCAGGTAAACAGCCTCTCCAGTTGTTGTTCTTCCTCAGCAGGCCTTACCGCTTAATGCTTTAAGACATTACTTTGAGTCCCCGATGTTATCTTGCAGATGTTTTCACGAGTGAAACTCATTCTTGTTTTCTCAGCGGTTACACTGGAACTATTTGATTGTGGATGAGGGGCACAGGATCAAGAATCTGAACTGTCGGCTAGTAAAAGAGCTGAAGATGTTACCGACAGATAATAAACTGCTCCTGACAGGAACCCCCCTGCAGAACAACCTATCAGAGCTGTGGTCTCTACTCAACTTCCTTCTTCCGGATGTTTTTGATGACCTGAAGAGGTAAGAAGTCACATTCAGGATGGTACTTGAGGTGTCCAGTATACCATCTTACTGGTCTCTCAGTTTCCTTTTTGTGAGTTGTTTTTAACTTTACGCTGTGGGTTTGTGATGTTTCACTCAGTTTTGAGTCATGGTTCGACTTCAGCACCATCACATCGGATGCAGAAAACATTTTGGCCACTGAGCGGGAGAAAAACGTCCTTCATATGCTGCATCAGGTATCATTACCTTGAAAAGTAGAAGTTGTATATAGTCCTAAGCGCCCTTTGGCATAAGGCACTACCTTTTAAACGTGGCCTTTACCAGTCTTCTCATTCAGCGCTAAATCGTTCAGTTCACATTTacatctttttgtttgtttgatggcCTTTTCCAGATCCTCACTCCCTTCCTTCTGAGAAGACTGAAGTCAGATGTCACGTTGGAGGTTCCACCGAAGAAAGAGATTATTGTGTATGCTCCTCTCACCAGCAAACAAGAAGAGTTGTACAGGGCTATTGTCAACAAGACCATAACAAAGCTACTGGGACAGGAGAAGGTGAAGATTGAATCCGATTCTAAAACTGTCACTTCTGCATCATCATTGAAGTTATGAGAGCGCTGTGATTATACGGAGTAgtgtaattatataaaaattaggTGTAGTTCCTGTTATGAGTGTTTTTGATGTGAATTGTTAATAACCGCCTTAAAATATCTGCTAAAGAATGATTCAAGGCCTGTGCAGCTGACGTCAAGCGGCCGGCCAAAGCGCAGGACCAGGAGGCCTGTGGACTATTCGGAGGAGGACACAGACTCTGCCACAGACTTCGAAAAATACATGGAAAGGGTTCAGAAGGAGATGGAAAGTCAggaaaggtgtgtgtgtgtgtcatcttTAGTGTCTGTATTGATGGCATGAACCCAATTTTCATTTCACATGTGCTTGCTCTTAGCTCTGGCCTAGTGATGGATGTTTATATGCCTGTTGATGCTCAAATCAACCTAAAACTTCAGAACGTACTGATGCTGCTGAAAAGATGTTGTAACCACGCATACCTGATTGAGTATCCTCTGGACCCCGCCACAGGAAACTTTAAGGTAATTTATATGCAGGTGAACATTTAGCTTTAGAGTCCAATGATCTTACTTTGTATGCACTttgatttataatataataataatgtaatttatacaGATCGATGAGCAACTGGTCGAAACGTCTGGAAAGTTTCTGGTCTTGGACCGAATGCTTCCTGAACTAAAGAAAAGAGGACATAAGGTAAAGTTCACATTCTCTCCTCGTTGATGTAATGATTAACTGCTGTATCAGCGAATCTATCAAACTCCAATGTGTTTGAGCCAGCTGTGCACAAATTTCATTGCCTGTTTTATCAAAGCGTGTTGTGTGATATCTGTTTGTGTACATCACATCTATAAACATTGGGTTGGTGAGATAACATCAAGCAACATTGAGAATGTCACAATGATTTTCAAGAATGTATCTTTTGGCTGTTGAGTTTCCTTAACACTATGACTAAGGTTTAAatcaacaaaatgtattttcatatacattcttaaaaaatgtaaacactgacaTCAGGTGAACAgaattaaaaaacacttaacATTCTTCCTTTTCACTTTGTACAGAATTATAAAGCATTGAAATCTTTGTTGTGTGCAGGTGCTGATGTTTAGCCAGATGACATCCATATTAGATGTGCTGATGGATTACTGTCACCTGCGGGGTTATGAATACAGTCGCCTAGATGGGAGCATGAGCTATGCAGATCGAGATGAGAACGTAAGCGGCGTGTTTTAATACGTTGTTATTTAAATCGCTTTGGTCATTTTGAGCCTATTAATAAAAGTGTTATTGATGCAGATGAAGAAGTTCTCCAATGATCCAGAGGTGTTCATCTTTCTCCTGAGCACTCGAGCCGGCGGTCTTGGGATCAACCTGACAGCTGCAGACACGGTCATCATATTTGACAGTGATTGGGTACGGATTAATGTCTCACATCAGTTTGCTTGGC of Triplophysa dalaica isolate WHDGS20190420 chromosome 11, ASM1584641v1, whole genome shotgun sequence contains these proteins:
- the hells gene encoding LOW QUALITY PROTEIN: lymphoid-specific helicase (The sequence of the model RefSeq protein was modified relative to this genomic sequence to represent the inferred CDS: inserted 1 base in 1 codon), with the protein product MSGIVKEEKRSVSPHCPKPNESEEPEGTSVEEPTTEKCHDGEMIITKEMEEEEKHLMEEGGKKEKEMMEEARQSWQKDSQEMRFKRLQHLLEKSNIYSKFLLTKMEQQQQEEKIKKERLKKKAASQSEKGTNKKTAKVERKKREREEDYKIADVMSKEEILSKAKKPKLEADANVSVKLEAEDIEKLSDTNSDIKGRLSEALRESSKQMLDPXRKVNGQPVPAQQPELFTGGVMRWYQVEGIEWLRMLWENGINGILADEMGLGKTIQCIAHIAMMVEKKVLGPFLVVAPLSTLPNWISEFKRFTPEVSVLLYHGPQPERMKVVKQMRQRQGPLKMCPVIVTSFEIAMMDRKFLQRLHWNYLIVDEGHRIKNLNCRLVKELKMLPTDNKLLLTGTPLQNNLSELWSLLNFLLPDVFDDLKSFESWFDFSTITSDAENILATEREKNVLHMLHQILTPFLLRRLKSDVTLEVPPKKEIIVYAPLTSKQEELYRAIVNKTITKLLGQEKNDSRPVQLTSSGRPKRRTRRPVDYSEEDTDSATDFEKYMERVQKEMESQESSGLVMDVYMPVDAQINLKLQNVLMLLKRCCNHAYLIEYPLDPATGNFKIDEQLVETSGKFLVLDRMLPELKKRGHKVLMFSQMTSILDVLMDYCHLRGYEYSRLDGSMSYADRDENMKKFSNDPEVFIFLLSTRAGGLGINLTAADTVIIFDSDWNPQADLQAQDRCHRIGQTKPVIVYRLVTANTIDEKILERASAKRKLEKLVIHKNKFKGSKAELKQTKSCMDVNELVDLLKSRDYERAVKGTKGKVIADADLEFLLDRSDLMDQAKKHGKQAKDGVFKVIESKDNEDISLS